From the genome of Triticum aestivum cultivar Chinese Spring chromosome 3B, IWGSC CS RefSeq v2.1, whole genome shotgun sequence, one region includes:
- the LOC123064373 gene encoding protein argonaute MEL1, with protein sequence MDDAGMVFLLDAIYKPSFARFPLREEFADSHMHHTRLFPEVHGRRDMTDKSGNILPGTVVDLMICHPIEFDFYLCSHAGIQGTSRPTHYHVLYDENHFTADALQSLTNNLCYTYARCTRAVSVDEVKGTPDETSAIATTECPLAEKGSKSTGS encoded by the exons ATGGATGATGCTGGCATGGTGTTCCTTCTCGATGCTATTTACAA GCCATCCTTTGCCAGGTTCCCACTGCGAGAGGAGTTCGCCGACAGCCATATGCATCACACCAGGCTATTCCCTGAGGTTCATGGGAGGCGTGATATGACTGACAAGAGTGGGAACATACTTCCGG GAACTGTGGTTGACCTCATGATTTGCCACCCTATAGAGTTTGATTTCTACTTGTGCAGCCATGCTGGCATTCAG GGAACTAGCAGGCCAACACACTACCATGTTCTTTATGATGAGAATCACTTCACAGCCGATGCGCTTCAGTCACTGACCAACAATCTCTGCTACAC CTATGCTCGTTGCACTCGTGCGGTCTCTGTTG ATGAAGTCAAGGGAACACCTGATGAGACTTCGGCTATTGCAACAACAGAATGCCCACTTGCAGAGAAGGGATCCAAATCAACCGGCTCTTAA